The Cryobacterium roopkundense sequence ACTGCCGACCCGGGCTATCCGAAGCCGATCGCCGGCAACTGGCCGGGCTTTCCCGCCGATTTCGCGCAGGGGATTGATGCGGCTCTGTGGAGCGGCACAACCCAGCAGATCTACTTCTTCAAGGGCAGCCAGTACATCCGCGTCACCCCGGCCAACGGATGGACCGTCGATCCGGGTTATCCGAAGGCGATCGCCGGCAATTGGCCCGGCTTCCCGGCTGATTTCGCCACGGGTGTCGACGCGGCACTGTGGAGCGGCACGACGCAGAAAATCTACTTCTTCAAGGGTGACCGCTACATTCGCGTGGATCCGAACAACGGCTGGCTCGTGGACGCCGGCTATCCCCTGCCGATAAAGGACAATTGGCCGGGCTTCCCCGACGACTTCACCAAGGGTGTCGACGGGGCGTTGTGGAGCGGCACGACCCAGAAGATCTATTTCTTCAAGGCCAACCGCTTCTACAACGACTACATTAGGGTCGACCCTGCCAACGGGTGGAACGTGGACCCTGGGTACCCGAAGCCGGTGGGCCTCGGGTGGGACGCCGAGGACAAGTGGCGTGATCCCGCGCTCGTGCAGTTGGGATTCCCCGCGGGCGATCCCGGGTACACCCAACTGGTCCAATCGCTCCAGACGTCCACTGGATCCCAGTACGGCTATGTCGGGTTCTTCACGAAGATGCCGACCGCGTGGTTCGCGTACGCCAATGGTTTGAATGCCCTCAAGGTCGTGATGCGCACCACCGGTGCGTCCTTCCTGACCTGGACATCCATTGACCGGGTGTACGCCCACGAGACAGGCCACATCTTCGGTGCCTTCGACGAGTACTCCGCGTCCAACTGTTCGTGCACGGACTCGCGTACGGGATTCTTCACGGAGGTGAACGGCAACTGCCAACTCTGCGCCGTGAACCCGACGGCCTGCCTGATGATCAACAACGTGAATGTCACTTGTCCGTTCACGGAAGCGCTCATCGGGTGGAAAGCGTTCCTGTCGAGCATCGATACCGGCGTGCACACATTCGTGAATAACAAGCTCTACCTCTTCTCGGGTGAGTATTACGTTCGCTACACCGGGTACACGATGGATCCCGGCTACCCGAAGCTCATCGCCGGCAATTGGCCGGGGTTCCCCGCGTCGTTTGCTTCTGGCGTCGATGCGTCTCTGTGGAGCGGGCCGACGCAGAAGGTGTACTTCTTCAAGGGAAGCGAATACCTGCGGGTGGACCCGGCGAACGGGTGGGCGGTCGAACCGGGCTATCCGAAGCCGATCGCCGGCAACTGGCCGGGGATGCCTGCATCATTCGCTGCGGGGGTGGACGCGGCGCTGTGGAGCCAAACGACATCGAAGATCTACTTCTTCACGGGCAACCAGTACGTGCGAGTGGATCCGGCGAACGGATGGGCCGTTGAACCGGGCTATCCGAAGCCGATCGCGGGCAACTGGCCAGGGTTCCCGGCGTCGTACGCGGGTGGAGTGGATGCCTCGGTGTGGGGTGACCCCAACCAGAGGATCTACTTCTTCAAGGCGACCGGGTACGTCCGTGTCGATCCTGTCAATGGCTGGAGTGTCGAGTCGGGGTATCCGCGACAGATCAACATCAATTGGATGCCCTTCCCAACTGCTCCGCTCCTGCGCGAACGGGCGGACGAGGGGGTGACAGGGGGAGAGGCACCTCGCACGCAGACCTCGGACACAGACTGATGATCAGAGTCAGCTGACGTCGAGGTAGCTGATGGACGCGCCAGGTACCTGGGGCTACCAGCCCCAGGTACCGGCTGCGCCCTTGAAGGGGCCAACGATTCTGGCCGTTATCCAGCCGCCGTAGAAGTCGCCCTCCTGAGCGGTGACGACCTCGCCGTCGACGGTGCACCGGGTCATGGCGCTCGGGTACACGGCCACTCGATCGGTGAGATCTTCGAATCCGCGAGTCGGCTGGGGGTAGAACCAAGCCGCGCCCTGCGCGCTTCCCACCGAAAGATAGCTCGCGGCTCCCTTGAATTCGCAGAATGTCTGCCCGGGAGCGGGGCACAGCACGCCAGGGGTGAACGCGGAGCGGGGAAGGTAGTACACCGGCGGATGGCTCGTCTCCAGCACGCGAACGACGTCGGCGGTATCCACCACTCGCTGGCCATCGATTTCCACGGTGACGCGCTCGTTCGTGTGTTCCACACGCGGCGGTCGAGGATAGTCCCAGACTGACTCCTGCCCGGGACCGGGGGTCAGGCGTGCGCGCGCGGGGTTTCGGTCGGGGGTCATGCGCTCCATGTTAGGTAGCCCGCCTGAGTTCTGGCCGGAAACCCACTGGCTGGGCGTGCGCCCTCAGGTCGCCGTCCGGCGCGGACGCGCGGTAGTGTGCTTGAGCGCGCGCTTGTCCTTGCGGTCCTGTTTCGCTGTGACGTCGAAGGCTTTCAGAATCTCCCGAGTTTGCGCCGTGGCGCCCACGGCCGGTCGCCACCAGTGCGCGGGCGGGTGCGCGTCGATCAGGATGGTGCGAGCCAACAGCGTAAGGGGTATCGCGACGATGGCCCCGATAGGGCCGATGATGGCTGCCCAGAACAGAACGGAAAAAAACGTCAGCGTCTGGCTGAGCGCTACGGCGTTGCCGACGACTCTCGGCTGGATGACGGACTGCACAACGGCGTTGATGATGCCGTAGATCACGATCACCTCGATCATCGTGGTCCAGCCGCCCACCAGCAGGCCGAAGAACGCGGGTGGGACCAAGGCGAAGAAGTAGCCAACATTGGGGATGAAGCTGCAGAGAAACACCAGCAGGCCCCAGAGCAGGGCTGCGGGAACCTGTAAGAGGATGAGTGCGATCGTGCTCAAAGCGCCCTGAACGATTCCGAGGACTGTCGTGACAACCATGTATCGCCGAACATCGTGCGCGTAGCCGAGCATGGCTACGACGAGGTCAGGCTGTACCGCTCCGAGCTGACGCAGGATGGTGGGAATGTACACGGCGTCGGCTGACATCAGGATGAGCATGGTGAAGACGATCACGAGGGCGCCGGTGAGGCTGAAGACGTTGCCGAGAACACCCGAGAAGAAGGTGACGATGCGTCCTGGGGTGAAGCTCGATGTCACCTGCTGGATTTGCGCCTGGTCGATTCCCAGCCCGGCGAGCCAACTCGTGAGGGATGCGCCGACATCGGCCAGTTGCGCTGAGTACTCGGGCAGCATGGCGACAAACTGCGAGAACGCGATGACGAGCGTATAGGCGAAGCCGGCCAGCAGAAAGAACACGACCAGAATCACCGAACCGGTGGCGATTCCGTGCGAAACGCCCCGCCTCTCGAGCTCACGGCGCACGGGGTGAGCGCAGATCGTGAGAATGAGGGTCAAGAGAACCGGCGCGAGAATCCAACGGATGGCGCTCATCCCGATGGCGGTCACGGTGATAGCCGCCGCCGTGAGGAGAATTACCGTGGCACGGGGGTAGCGAGGAGCGTCGCTTGCCGCCCCGTCACGTGAGAGGGGTTCTGCAGTCTCGCCAAACTCACCAGACCCGGTGTGTTCGGCCGTATCCGGATGGGCACCGTGTGCTCGTCGTGATCGGCTTCGTCTCTTCATGGCGTACCCCTCCTGGAAGGTCGACTGCGTTGGCCCCCACGCTTGCGTGCCGCCCGCCGTGGCATACTCACTGCGGCCGTGACACGGAAGAAGGCGGGTAACGAAGATGAGGGTACTCCCAGGTCTGACAGTGCGGAATGCCACACGGGAGGTTCTGGCTGGCGTCACGCTGCTGGCAATTGCAGTACCCCTCAACATCGGCTACGCACAAATCGCCGGTTTGCCGGCGACGGCGGGGCTCTACGCCATGATCGTGCCATCGATTCTCTATGCCCTCGTGGTCTCGTCCCGGCAGCTCGTCGCCTCGCCCGATGCCGCAGCGTCGGCGCTTGTCGCGTCATCGATCGGCGGACTCGCCCTCGCCGGCAGTGAGAACTATCTCGTCACTCGCCCAAGCCATCGTCTGCGGGGTGATCTTCCTCCTGTGCTCCGCCTTCAAGCTGAGGTTCCTGGCCAATTTTCTGTCAAAACCGATTCTCGTCGGCTTCGTCAGCGGGCTCGCCTTCGACATTTTGGTCGGCCAGCTCGCAAAAATGTTCGGAATCAAGATCTTCAGTGGAAGCGAATTCTCTGAGAAACTCGGTGAGTTCTTGGCCGGCCTGCGCACCGCGAACGTCTGGTCGCTGCTGCTTGCCGCCGCATCGGTTGCCGTCCTCGTCCTGGGACTGCGACTCTCCCCGGGCGTGCCCTGGGCCCTCGTCGTCTTGGTCGGATCAAGCGTCCTCGTCGCCCTGACGAACCTTCAAGCCGCCGGTGTCTCTGTTCTCGGGACCATCGAAGCCGGCCCGCCCAGCTTGAGCTGGCCCATGCTGGACTGGCGAACCTGGCTGCAGCTCGTGCCCTCTGCCCTCGCGCTCGCCATGGTGGCTATGGCGGAGGGACTGCTGATTATTCGCCGCTACGGAGAGAAGAACGGCTACAGCACCAATCCGAACCGTGACCTTTTCGCCCTCGGCGTCGTCAACATCGCGTCGGGTGCCACTGGAGGATTCTCGGTGGGGTCGTCGGCGTCGCGCACGGCGGCAATGGACCAGACGGGATCGCGCACTCAGCTTCCGAGTATCGTTGCGGCATTGGGCACACTGGTGCTCGTATTGTATGGAACCACCCTGCTAGCCGACGTCCCAGCGCCTGCGATCGGAGCGATTGTCGCCGTCGCTGTCGTCCCGCTACTGGGAGTCGCGGACTTCGTCTCGCTGGGAAGACTGCAGAAGTTCGAATTCACGGTTGCCGTCGTCTGTTTCCTCGGTGCCGTCCTGGTCGGACCCATCGCGGGTATCGGCCTGGCCTTTGTCCTCTCTTTCGTCAATCTCGCCCGGCGGGCGGCGGCCCCGGCGATCGACATCCTCAGTGCACAGGAGGCGCCGGCCCAATCGCTGCTGCCGGCCGAGCCGGCCATCACGCTGACAGCGCCGGGCGTGCTGGTCTATCGCTTCGCGGCACCGTTGTTTTTTGCTAACGTGCAGGTCTTCGTCGACACGATTCGCAAGGCCGTCGCGCCCGTCGCCTCGTCATCCGCCGCGCGGGAGCCGCTGAACCTGGTGATTGATCTGGAGGCCGTGACCGACGTCGATGTCAGTGGGGCGGAGGGCTTCGGCGCGGCGCTTGAGTGGCTCCGGCGACGCGACATGGTCGTGCATGTCAGTCGGCTACGGCCGGACCTCCGGCAGATCTTCGTGCACTACGGGCTCCTCACGGGAGTGCGCGGCTTCGCGAGCAATCGCGACGCAATCGCCGAGCTTGCCGGCGGGGCCTGACCGGCTGTGCCTTGTGTCCATTCCTCTGCGGTCAGCGGGGCGCGCGGTCGGCCGTGTTCCCGAGGCGCCAGCGTGCCCACGGCCAGACACCGTCCATCTCGACTTCGAGCGAGAAACTGAGCAGCACGCGGATCACGACGATTGCTCCCAGAACCAATACGCTCTGCGGCGTCGGATCGACCAGGATCGTGCGAATGATGTCCGCCACGATGAGTACTTCGAGACCGAGGAGTATGGAACGACCGAGGTTGGTGCGCAGAGCCGTATACGTCCCCTGCCGTGACGTTGGACGAAGCATTCCCGGGATCGAAGACAGGATTGCGGCAGCGCCGCCCAGTACCATAATTGCCGCACCGGCAGCCTCGACGAAGCGCACAACCGTCGAGATGACGTCTTCGAAGTTCATGAGGTTCTCCCGTTGCTCGAAGGCGACGATAGCACCGCGGTCGTTCCGCCGCAGGAGGACACTTTCGAGATGACGGAGGCCGCGCTATGATCCTGCCGTACGTTCGGTGGCACCCACACGAAAGAGGAATCTTGTGAGCGATTTCGAGTACGGTCCAGTTGAGTTGGTCCTGATTGGTTTTGATGGCGACAGGCCTGGACCGGAGGTGGGGCAGGCGGTGTTGGACCTGGTCGAAGAGAAGACCATCAACCTCCTGGACTTGGTCTTTGTCAGCAAGAACCTTGATGGTGAGCTCAGGGTTCTGGAGATCGACGAGCTTGAGCGGGGGCCGCTGTCGGGTCTGGCGCTTCTGGAACGGGGCCTCACGGGCCAGGAAGATGTGGAGGCACTGGCGGAGGCGGTTGCCCCCGGC is a genomic window containing:
- a CDS encoding hemopexin repeat-containing protein, giving the protein MVNERMINRVSAGIVFVAGPGQYAISDAEKAHVLAEVQNGLGALAGDEPRARLNWVYSSLSVDLPTFTAWQGANWPGLTEPFYRQISDALWTETNQKIYFFNGSEYIRVDPNNGWTADPGYPKPIAGNWPGFPADFAQGIDAALWSGTTQQIYFFKGSQYIRVTPANGWTVDPGYPKAIAGNWPGFPADFATGVDAALWSGTTQKIYFFKGDRYIRVDPNNGWLVDAGYPLPIKDNWPGFPDDFTKGVDGALWSGTTQKIYFFKANRFYNDYIRVDPANGWNVDPGYPKPVGLGWDAEDKWRDPALVQLGFPAGDPGYTQLVQSLQTSTGSQYGYVGFFTKMPTAWFAYANGLNALKVVMRTTGASFLTWTSIDRVYAHETGHIFGAFDEYSASNCSCTDSRTGFFTEVNGNCQLCAVNPTACLMINNVNVTCPFTEALIGWKAFLSSIDTGVHTFVNNKLYLFSGEYYVRYTGYTMDPGYPKLIAGNWPGFPASFASGVDASLWSGPTQKVYFFKGSEYLRVDPANGWAVEPGYPKPIAGNWPGMPASFAAGVDAALWSQTTSKIYFFTGNQYVRVDPANGWAVEPGYPKPIAGNWPGFPASYAGGVDASVWGDPNQRIYFFKATGYVRVDPVNGWSVESGYPRQININWMPFPTAPLLRERADEGVTGGEAPRTQTSDTD
- a CDS encoding DUF427 domain-containing protein, whose translation is MTPDRNPARARLTPGPGQESVWDYPRPPRVEHTNERVTVEIDGQRVVDTADVVRVLETSHPPVYYLPRSAFTPGVLCPAPGQTFCEFKGAASYLSVGSAQGAAWFYPQPTRGFEDLTDRVAVYPSAMTRCTVDGEVVTAQEGDFYGGWITARIVGPFKGAAGTWGW
- a CDS encoding AI-2E family transporter, which produces MTAIGMSAIRWILAPVLLTLILTICAHPVRRELERRGVSHGIATGSVILVVFFLLAGFAYTLVIAFSQFVAMLPEYSAQLADVGASLTSWLAGLGIDQAQIQQVTSSFTPGRIVTFFSGVLGNVFSLTGALVIVFTMLILMSADAVYIPTILRQLGAVQPDLVVAMLGYAHDVRRYMVVTTVLGIVQGALSTIALILLQVPAALLWGLLVFLCSFIPNVGYFFALVPPAFFGLLVGGWTTMIEVIVIYGIINAVVQSVIQPRVVGNAVALSQTLTFFSVLFWAAIIGPIGAIVAIPLTLLARTILIDAHPPAHWWRPAVGATAQTREILKAFDVTAKQDRKDKRALKHTTARPRRTAT
- a CDS encoding SulP family inorganic anion transporter — translated: MRTISSLAQAIVCGVIFLLCSAFKLRFLANFLSKPILVGFVSGLAFDILVGQLAKMFGIKIFSGSEFSEKLGEFLAGLRTANVWSLLLAAASVAVLVLGLRLSPGVPWALVVLVGSSVLVALTNLQAAGVSVLGTIEAGPPSLSWPMLDWRTWLQLVPSALALAMVAMAEGLLIIRRYGEKNGYSTNPNRDLFALGVVNIASGATGGFSVGSSASRTAAMDQTGSRTQLPSIVAALGTLVLVLYGTTLLADVPAPAIGAIVAVAVVPLLGVADFVSLGRLQKFEFTVAVVCFLGAVLVGPIAGIGLAFVLSFVNLARRAAAPAIDILSAQEAPAQSLLPAEPAITLTAPGVLVYRFAAPLFFANVQVFVDTIRKAVAPVASSSAAREPLNLVIDLEAVTDVDVSGAEGFGAALEWLRRRDMVVHVSRLRPDLRQIFVHYGLLTGVRGFASNRDAIAELAGGA
- a CDS encoding DUF1622 domain-containing protein, translated to MNFEDVISTVVRFVEAAGAAIMVLGGAAAILSSIPGMLRPTSRQGTYTALRTNLGRSILLGLEVLIVADIIRTILVDPTPQSVLVLGAIVVIRVLLSFSLEVEMDGVWPWARWRLGNTADRAPR
- a CDS encoding DUF6325 family protein, producing the protein MSDFEYGPVELVLIGFDGDRPGPEVGQAVLDLVEEKTINLLDLVFVSKNLDGELRVLEIDELERGPLSGLALLERGLTGQEDVEALAEAVAPGASAAVLAVELVWAKNLAEALFRSGGRVLDSVRIPALVVNSILGDTVTDTVTD